One Drosophila subobscura isolate 14011-0131.10 chromosome U, UCBerk_Dsub_1.0, whole genome shotgun sequence DNA window includes the following coding sequences:
- the LOC117901349 gene encoding zinc finger protein 273-like, whose protein sequence is MEEVCRVCLAKSGSFINPFDERQKREICSADILAQVLGSVLGREHSLHEHVCPPCLEDALNTFNLMEYVDKVEPPCRDLVQEHIRTQPAEPRFKCPQCSSSFRRNSDLNVHTRRIHMGIKPFKCTHCTKAFDRPGVLQEHIRNHTGERPYKCSSCPKAFSHRGTFRRHNRRHPAEKPQTG, encoded by the coding sequence ATGGAGGAAGTTTGCAGAGTTTGCCTGGCCAAGTCCGGATCATTTATAAATCCCTTTGACGAGAGGCAAAAGAGGGAAATTTGCAGTGCTGACATTTTGGCTCAGGTTCTCGGGTCCGTGCTGGGTCGAGAGCATTCACTGCACGAACACGTATGCCCGCCTTGCCTGGAGGATGCACTGAACACATTCAATCTGATGGAGTATGTTGATAAAGTGGAGCCCCCTTGTCGTGATCTCGTCCAGGAGCACATCCGTACGCAACCAGCAGAGCCGCGATTTAAATGCCCTCAATGCTCGTCATCATTTCGAAGAAACTCCGATCTCAATGTACACACTAGGAGAATCCACATGGGAATAAAGCCGTTCAAGTGCACGCACTGCACCAAGGCCTTCGACCGCCCCGGTGTTCTCCAGGAGCACATTCGCAATCACACGGGAGAACGCCCGTACAAGTGTTCCAGCTGCCCGAAGGCTTTCTCCCACCGCGGAACTTTTCGGAGGCACAACAGGCGTCACCCGGCTGAAAAACCACAAACTGGCTAA
- the LOC117901350 gene encoding longitudinals lacking protein-like, which yields MDNPKQSLRWTKHQSTLISTFATLLDTQTLVDCTICAEGKSIKAHKVVLSACSAYFATVFQGHDEKFPFVLLKDVKYQDLRALIDYMYRGKVNVKPDQLEGLVNAGKLLQVKGLFEADPKPEASQHDRGVALPLEQATDGTMDTSGANDSGDNSNSFILQAAAAASALGETKNLQLKTNNAENVQPQSPIAQGSSSGGVTPAASGVAAKVKENAIPKALGSNNNNNMNDYTRIEVGRDGQPLYVCQRCDNKYRQQEGLRRHLNECVGKGRMFRCPYCAYDTEQLAHLSIHISVMHKSKCFPGQTDPTN from the exons ATGGACAATCCTAAGCAAAGCCTGCGCTGGACCAAGCACCAGAGCACGCTGATCAGCACATTCGCGACGCTACTGGACACCCAGACTCTAGTCGACTGCACGATCTGCGCCGAGGGCAAATCCATTAAGGCCCACAAGGTGGTTCTGTCCGCCTGCAGTGCATACTTTGCCACCGTATTCCAAGGACATGACGAAAAATTTCCGTTCGTGCTACTAAAGGATGTAAAGTACCAGGATCTGCGCGCCCTGATTGACTACATGTACCGCGGCAAGGTCAACGTCAAGCCGGACCAGCTAGAAGGGCTTGTCAACGCGGGAAAACTGCTGCAGGTCAAGGGCCTGTTCGAGGCCGACCCCAAGCCCGAGGCTTCTCAGCATGACCGTGGTGTCGCCCTCCCACTGGAGCAGGCCACCGACGGCACAATGGACACCTCTGGGGCGAATG ATTCCGGAGACAACTCCAATTCTTTTATTCTgcaggccgccgccgccgcctccgccctGGGCGAGACCAAAAATCTGCAGCTGAAGACCAATAACGCCGAGAACGTGCAGCCACAGAGCCCGATCGCTCAAGGCTCATCTTCCGGAGGAGTCACTCCGGCTGCTTCAGGCGTTGCTGCGAAGGTCAAGGAAAACGCCATACCGAAAGCCctgggcagcaacaacaacaacaacatgaacgACTACACTCGCATTGAAGTCGGCAGAGATGGCCAGCCACTTTACGTGTGCCAACGTTGTGACAACAAATATCGCCAGCAGGAAGGTCTGCGTCGCCATTTGAACGAGTGCGTTGGCAAGGGGCGAATGTTTCGCTGTCCTTATTGCGCCTACGACACGGAGCAGCTCGCACACCTTAGCATCCACATAAGCGTTATGCACAAATCCAAATGTTTCCCAGGGCAAACTGATCCAACTAACTAA